The following coding sequences are from one Ctenopharyngodon idella isolate HZGC_01 chromosome 17, HZGC01, whole genome shotgun sequence window:
- the fam167b gene encoding protein FAM167A has protein sequence MIRHTVHMSEQSQVTVSPSWNESSTVMEFRELGADESSEGDMEDLDSVKALTEKLKLQTRRPSYLEWKERLQARPWIDATDSSNVSSPESVEKDTQLSDDWKDGMPYKNICGFDTIDDALQWLRNELREMQMQDNHLARQLIHLRGEIHRLKVEQVCHRHKEMLDDATYELEECEEESDLLCDIPMKAAFTLSTTLKHLGLTKMNLNSRRFSLC, from the exons ATGATCAGGCACACAGTGCACATGTCTGAGCAGTCACAAGTCACAGTCTCGCCCAGCTGGAATGAAAGCAGCACAGTGATGGAGTTCAGAGAGCTGGGAGCAGACGAGAGCTCTGAGGGAGATATGGAGGATCTGGACAGTGTGAAAGCCCTGACAGAGAAACTCAAACTCCAAACGCGCAGACCGTCGTACTTAGAATGGAAAGAGCGACTGCAGGCTCGCCCGTGGATTGATGCCACAGACAGTTCAAATGTCAGCAGCCCAGAATCTGTGGAGAAGGACACCCAGCTATCCGACGACTGGAAAGATGGGATGCCTTATAAGAATATATGCGGCTTTGATACGATAGACGACGCGTTACAGTGGCTCAGAAACGAACTg AGGGAGATGCAGATGCAGGATAACCATCTCGCACGGCAGTTGATTCACTTACGGGGGGAGATCCACAGGCTGAAGGTGGAGCAGGTGTGTCACCGTCACAAAGAGATGCTGGATGACGCCACGTATGAGCTGGAGGAGTGCGAGGAGGAATCAGACCTGCTGTGTGACATCCCCATGAAAGCCGCCTTCACTCTTTCCACAACTCTCAAACATCTTGGTCTCACCAAAATGAACCTCAATTCCAGACGATTCTCACTCTGTTGA
- the lck gene encoding tyrosine-protein kinase Lck: MGNCGSYDPDDEFSYHPDEWCDQCNCPKPPASQNFDPLIPYPSQYTPPPSSPLPENLVVAIYKYEPCHSDDLGFEKGEKMKILNADDPEWYMAESLFTGQKGYIPQNFVAKLNSMETEPWFFKNLSRNDAMRQLLAPGNTQGSFLIRESETTPGSFSLSVRDLDHTQGDVIKHYRIRNLDAGGFYITTKISFSSLSELVKHYSREADGLCTRLVKPCQTRAPQKPWWQDEWEVPRESLNLERRLGQGQFGEVWMGLYNNNRRVAIKSLKPGTMSISAFLAEANLMKTLQHPRLVRLFAVVTQEPIYIITEYMENGSLVDFLKTPEGSNLTISTLIDMSAQVAEGMAYIEQKNYIHRDLRAANILVSDELICKIADFGLARLIENNEYTAREGAKFPIKWTAPEAINYGTFSIKSDVWSFGVLLTEIVTYGRIPYPGMTNPEVIANLERGYRMPCPDNCPEALYMVMKHCWTENPDNRPTFEYLRSVLEDFFTATERQYQEQPC; this comes from the exons ATGGGGAACTGCGGCTCTTATGATCCTGATGATGAATTCTCCTACCATCCAGACGAATGGTGTGATCAATGTAACTGTCCAAAGCCTCCAGCCAGTCAG aaCTTTGATCCTCTGATTCCATATCCATCCCAGTACACACCTCCACCATCATCACCTCTTCCAG AAAACTTGGTGGTAGCCATATACAAATATGAGCCATGCCACAGTGACGACCTTGGGTTTGAAAAAGGGGAGAAGATGAAAATCCTAAATGC CGATGATCCTGAATGGTACATGGCGGAGTCTCTGTTTACTGGGCAAAAGGGATACATACCACAGAATTTTGTAGCAAAACTGAACAGCATGGAGACAGAACC GTGGTTCTTTAAAAATCTCTCCAGGAATGACGCCATGAGGCAATTACTGGCCCCTGGTAACACGCAGGGCTCCTTCCTCATCAGAGAGAGTGAGACCACACCAG GTAGTTTCTCCCTATCTGTGAGAGACCTTGACCACACACAGGGCGACGTCATCAAGCACTACAGAATCCGCAACCTGGACGCAGGCGGATTCTACATCACCACCAAGATCTCCTTCAGTTCCCTCTCAGAGCTGGTCAAACATTATTCAC GAGAGGCTGATGGTCTATGCACCCGCCTGGTGAAGCCGTGTCAGACCCGAGCCCCTCAGAAGCCCTGGTGGCAGGATGAGTGGGAAGTACCCCGTGAGTCTCTCAATCTAGAGCGCAGACTGGGGCAGGGGCAGTTTGGAGAAGTATGGATGG GGCTGTATAACAACAACCGTAGAGTGGCTATCAAGAGTCTCAAGCCAGGTACCATGTCCATCAGTGCTTTCCTGGCTGAAGCAAACCTGATGAAGACCCTGCAGCACCCTCGACTTGTGCGACTTTTCGCTGTGGTTACACAGGAGCCCATTTATATCATCACAGAGTACATGGAGAACG GCAGCCTGGTGGATTTTTTGAAGACTCCAGAAGGATCTAATTTAACCATCAGTACTCTGATCGACATGTCTGCCCAG GTCGCAGAGGGAATGGCTTACATTGAGCAGAAGAACTACATCCATAGAGATCTGAGAGCTGCCAACATTTTAGTGTCTGATGAGCTCATTTGCAAGATTGCTGACTTCGGCCTCGCCCGCCTCATCGAAAATAACGAATACACTGCCAGAGAGG GTGCAAAGTTTCCTATCAAATGGACGGCACCTGAGGCCATAAACTATGGCACCTTTTCGATCAAATCAGATGTCTGGTCGTTTGGAGTACTGCTGACAGAGATTGTTACCTATGGAAGAATCCCATATCCAG GGATGACAAACCCAGAGGTGATCGCAAACCTTGAGAGAGGGTACCGCATGCCTTGCCCCGATAACTGCCCTGAGGCTCTCTATATGGTCATGAAACACTGCTGGACAGAGAACCCAGACAACCGGCCCACCTTTGAGTACCTGCGCAGTGTTCTAGAGGACTTTTTCACCGCCACAGAAAGACAGTACCAGGAGCAGCCCTGCTGA